The following nucleotide sequence is from Nitrospirota bacterium.
TACTATGAAGAGACGCAGGGCAAGGGAAAATGCATTTCAGGCACTTTTTCGACTTGATTTTACAGACAAGGTGCCTGATGACACGGAACTCCAGCATCTATGCGAGGACAAGGATTCTGGGGTAATCAGCTTTTGCATGGACATCGTAAGCGGCACCATGAGAAACCTCAAAGAGATAGATTCGGTCATAAAGAATGTAGCAGAGCATTGGGTCATCGAAAGAATGGCAGTTGTGGACAGAAATATCCTCAGGGCCGCAGTGTATGAGCTTCTCTATAGAGATGACATCCCTCCAAAGGTTACGATAAACGAAGCCATCGAGATTGCCAAGAAGTACTCTACCGAAGAATCCTCCTCCTTCATAAATGGCATATTAGATAAAATCTCAAAAAGGAGGTAGCCCATGCAATATGCAGTCATATCGGATGTCCATGCAAACCTCGAAGCCTTGAGCGCAGTGCTCTCGGACATAAAGAAAAGAGGACTTAAGAAGGTGCTTTTCCTCGGAGATGCAGTTGGATATGGCCCGAATCCCAATGAATGCACAGAACTGCTAAAAGAGACATCTGAAGTGCTCCTTGCAGGAAACCATGACTGGGCAGTCTTAGGGCTTACCGATATAGAGTACTTCAATGAGCATGCACGGGACGCAATACTCTGGACAGAATCGGTCATATCGGAAAAAAGTAGAAAAATCTTGAGCCAGCTTCATATAACAAAAAACCTTTCTGTGGAAGACATCTTTCTTGTTCACTCAACCCCAAAAAGTCCCGAGGAGTGGCATTATCTTCTTACAAGCTGGG
It contains:
- the nusB gene encoding transcription antitermination factor NusB, whose protein sequence is MKRRRARENAFQALFRLDFTDKVPDDTELQHLCEDKDSGVISFCMDIVSGTMRNLKEIDSVIKNVAEHWVIERMAVVDRNILRAAVYELLYRDDIPPKVTINEAIEIAKKYSTEESSSFINGILDKISKRR
- a CDS encoding metallophosphoesterase family protein, giving the protein MQYAVISDVHANLEALSAVLSDIKKRGLKKVLFLGDAVGYGPNPNECTELLKETSEVLLAGNHDWAVLGLTDIEYFNEHARDAILWTESVISEKSRKILSQLHITKNLSVEDIFLVHSTPKSPEEWHYLLTSWDAEVNFHYFKERICLLGHSHLPFIIEKLPSGEMIVHKEKTEIKKQESRYIINVGSVGQPRDHNPKACYAVIDNAHVELLRVQYDIEKTQKKMSKVGLPEPLVERLPRGT